Proteins from a single region of Diorhabda sublineata isolate icDioSubl1.1 chromosome 2, icDioSubl1.1, whole genome shotgun sequence:
- the LOC130452877 gene encoding uncharacterized protein LOC130452877 has protein sequence MARVGVFSLVLFITSGLSITFGEQKEIMIDEEIPLLKADKHVQYVSDNVPIEESSPCHMEYQVMKKVVGTCVRLGRTARGCVAGNYLHPFHPECI, from the exons ATGGCTCGGGTAGGCGTGTTTTCACTTGTATTATTCATCACGTCGGGGTTATCTATAACATTTGGAGAACAAAAGGAGATCATGATAGACGAAGAGATCCCTTTATTGAAAGCCGACAAACATGTTCAATATGTTAGTGACAATGTGCCAATTGAAGAATCGTCACCTTGTCACATGGAATATCAG GTAATGAAGAAAGTTGTTGGTACTTGTGTTAGATTAGGAAGAACAGCTCGGGGATGCGTCGCTGGCAATTATTTACATCCATTTCATCCCgaatgtatataa